The proteins below come from a single Mucilaginibacter mali genomic window:
- a CDS encoding DUF3891 family protein translates to MIVNYTESGWEIITQRAHGLLAAQIAQQWKHSSRTKRWTELLMAIAEHDDAQIELERDNLLTPQGGPVDFKMKVFEQRHCTQTMDFALSKSRYIALLCSLHLDFVYGAECLHHAQGREFLQEQKKLQKRWQKELGMSLAEAQRDYRLLEWCDALSLLLCQRENQPEARAVEISKGPDRRNHQLIEFADQTLTVRPWPFERSGFTLNFETRLIPQLAFKNAAEFRSAFLEAEVTEKRWTFKCD, encoded by the coding sequence ATGATCGTCAACTATACCGAAAGCGGCTGGGAAATAATTACGCAGCGGGCGCACGGCCTGCTGGCCGCGCAGATCGCCCAGCAATGGAAACATAGCTCCAGGACCAAACGCTGGACGGAACTGCTTATGGCCATCGCTGAACATGACGATGCGCAGATCGAGCTGGAACGCGATAACCTGCTTACCCCGCAGGGCGGCCCGGTGGACTTTAAAATGAAAGTCTTTGAACAGCGGCACTGCACCCAAACGATGGATTTCGCTTTATCTAAAAGCCGTTATATTGCTTTGCTTTGTTCCCTGCATCTGGATTTCGTTTACGGCGCGGAGTGCTTGCATCATGCGCAAGGCCGTGAATTCCTGCAGGAACAAAAAAAGCTACAGAAACGCTGGCAAAAGGAGCTGGGTATGAGTCTGGCTGAAGCGCAAAGGGATTATCGCTTATTGGAATGGTGTGATGCTTTATCCCTGCTGCTTTGCCAGCGTGAGAACCAGCCCGAAGCGCGCGCGGTTGAGATCAGCAAGGGACCGGATAGGAGGAATCACCAGCTTATTGAATTTGCTGATCAAACGCTGACGGTAAGGCCCTGGCCTTTCGAACGTTCCGGTTTTACGCTCAACTTTGAAACGCGGCTCATCCCGCAATTAGCTTTCAAAAATGCGGCGGAGTTCCGGTCGGCATTCCTGGAAGCAGAGGTTACTGAAAAACGCT
- a CDS encoding SDR family oxidoreductase, which produces MNKLEKLQGKTIVITGASSGAGRAAALEFAKYHTNLVLAARNVAALEEVKSECEAIGAQALIVPTDTSDSKAMIALANAANDWHGKIDVWVNNAGVLAAGDFDKTPMAVHEQVIKTNLLGYMNGAHAVLPILKAQGYGTIINNISIGGFLPVPYGAGYTAAKFGLRGWSEALKGELSEWPYIYVCDLFPAFLDTPGIQHAGNHTGKVLKPAPPVYDPFRLAKTMVKVAADPSANTYVGSASLLLKIGHAFLPEFMTKMTGLVMRRYLKSADPIALSDGNVFTTLDYGMSTHGGFGLPGKPKAHRKYIAGVLVAGMALGFYLVSKKK; this is translated from the coding sequence ATGAACAAGCTAGAAAAATTACAGGGAAAAACCATCGTTATTACCGGCGCATCCAGCGGCGCAGGAAGGGCTGCGGCCCTGGAATTTGCGAAATATCACACGAACTTGGTGTTGGCCGCCAGAAATGTGGCAGCACTGGAAGAGGTCAAGTCTGAATGCGAAGCAATAGGCGCACAGGCTCTTATCGTACCGACCGATACCAGCGACAGCAAAGCGATGATCGCATTAGCCAATGCTGCCAATGACTGGCACGGAAAAATCGATGTCTGGGTAAATAATGCCGGGGTCCTTGCCGCGGGTGATTTCGATAAAACGCCGATGGCCGTACACGAGCAGGTGATAAAAACGAACCTCCTGGGGTATATGAACGGGGCGCACGCCGTGCTGCCGATATTAAAAGCGCAGGGTTATGGCACGATCATTAATAATATCTCTATCGGTGGCTTTCTGCCGGTGCCTTACGGCGCAGGATATACCGCTGCCAAATTCGGCTTACGCGGCTGGTCGGAAGCCTTGAAAGGCGAGTTATCGGAATGGCCATATATTTATGTCTGCGACCTGTTCCCCGCATTTTTGGATACTCCCGGCATTCAGCATGCCGGCAATCATACCGGCAAGGTATTAAAGCCTGCGCCCCCGGTTTATGACCCGTTCCGGCTGGCAAAAACGATGGTGAAAGTGGCGGCTGATCCCAGTGCGAATACTTATGTCGGCAGTGCCTCTTTGTTATTGAAAATAGGGCATGCGTTCCTACCGGAATTCATGACCAAAATGACGGGATTGGTCATGCGCAGGTACCTGAAGTCGGCTGACCCGATAGCACTCAGCGACGGCAATGTATTTACAACCCTAGATTACGGCATGAGCACCCATGGTGGTTTCGGATTGCCGGGCAAACCCAAAGCGCACCGGAAATATATCGCAGGCGTTTTGGTCGCCGGGATGGCACTGGGCTTTTATCTGGTCAGCAAAAAGAAATGA